The Dreissena polymorpha isolate Duluth1 chromosome 9, UMN_Dpol_1.0, whole genome shotgun sequence genome contains the following window.
GAATTTAACACTTTGTGTGTACAACAAACAAACGGAGGAGGCCTCTATTCTAGAGAAAAGTCATCAGTTAGTGGATGAGGAATGTTTGTATATACCTGTTAAGTATTACCACTATGAGATGTTTGTTAAACACTTCAGGAAAGATGACAGACATGTAATTCTTCCCCTATTTGCGACACTAACTGGAAATGATTATGTGGATACTTCAGCCCTTGCAAATTTTTATTCAAGCATTCATGTGCCAAAGAACCCTAGTAAGAAGGGATTTCGTTTCAATGCCCAGACACATATGCTGGCTGTACTTTATTGGTTGGACAATATAGAGAGTGCAGAGAAGGCCATTCAGATGGTTCTAGAACATATTGCAAGCCACAAACGAGACTCTGTCAAAGAGATGCTTACCAAGTCATTTGATGGATATTGTTGCATAGAGAAGTTTACAGATTTTGAAATTGACCAGTTTTTGACATGCAGGAAGAATGTTTCAGATTCAGATCACAGGTCAACGGAAGTCAGAGACTCTGGTGCCTGTATTGTTCCTGAAATGGTTGATTTTAGTGGTTGCCGAGTTCCAGACTGGTTCACAGAGAAACTGAGACGATGCGAAGTAACAGGTTTGTTCTTGCAGAATGTGACTGTGAATCATCGCGTAATTCTGAACTGCCAAATCGAGGTAATACGGGAAAAATCAGCGTTTGCTTGTTCCCGTGAATTGCGGAGCATTGTTTACGGTATTGTCATGAAAACTAGTAAAATGGTCACATGTGAaagtaaaacaacaaataaagatttGAGAACTAATTGTATTGAGGAATATGACAGAGAGTTCACTAATACTAAGAAATATTACGTAGAGCCAGTCTTTTCTGTTGTATATGGTGGGATTGAGAAAGCCTTGCCTTCCTTAGAAGAAGTGCCAACCTCAAGAATTGAAGAGTGTAAAGCGATCCTCATGGCTGCCCTCAAAGTTGGACCTGATTTTggaatcataaaaaataattcaacacaatTTATCCTTGGTGTTTTATCATACTGGGTGAGAAATGCAGAACCAAAGGTCACAGAAAGTCACCTGTCATCCGTAATCCTGGGAATGATCATGATCCATATTCGTGCTCTGAAATGGTTGAACAACGGTCACCACATGGGCGGGGAACCAGTCGTGCCTGAATTGCTCGCTGATGTTGTGGAGGCTGTCCAAGGATCATCTGAGCAGGCTGTGGACAAGTTCATGAAGCATTTGGAGAAGCACATGAGCAAATCAGAGCAGTCATCAAAGCATCTGCATGATGTTAGGCTGATTCACGGCCTGTCACAGCTTCAAAGCTGCTTGGTAGATGCCCTGTATCTAAATCAGGTCCTACTTCTGCCAGTATCAGTACCAAGTCCTGGGGCGCTATTGAACTGTTCTTTTGTATGCAACATGGTACGTGACCTTGAAAGCAGACGCAAGCCCGACTGCTACCTTGAAGAAATGCTCACTAAAAATTCGCCACTGCACAGTCTTTTTGCCCTGTGGAAGGGAGCGGTTGTTACTTGTTGCAAGTCAAAAGTAAATGATATCCACCAATTTTCATTTGATGTTAAAATTGCTGAATGTGTGCAATCAAAAAAGAAAGGTAAAAAGTGCAAAAAGGCAAAAAAGGAGAAAACTAGAATGGATGATGGTGATGTGGAAATGCATACAAGTGAAGACACACTTTTCAAGAAAGATGTTTCAGATGTTTTGGTGAACTGTGATGTTAACAACAAATTTGCAATGCTGGACATTATCAGTTGATTATTGTTCGTTAGTagtatttttaaaatagggaTTTTAGTTTGTTGTGTGTACCATAAACCTGTAAACTTTATATCTATGTATATTTACCTTGAAGTATCTTAATATGAATAAATGCAAACTTACCAAGTTACTTAAAAGTACCTTAAAAGTAACCAAGGGGTAACTTGAACCAGCATTTACACAATCTGGTGCTGGTCAAATCTTGAGCAAAAATCTTACCtttctaggggccacatttatgaccTTCTTGCGATGAAACTTAATCAGactgtttatctttacaatatgaAGCACATGCTTGAATACGGGTCAAGTGGGATCAAAACTTAGATCACCAGGTCACGTATTCAATGTGAACTCAGTTGAGCGCTTATGGGCCATCATGGACCTCTTGTTTTCATCATGATTTATATAACATGTTACTAGATATCTTGTTGGAAAGATTCAATATGCATTGTTTCAATAAATGTCTTTATTTATGGGAAATACTGTAATAGGCCCCTTATGGTGATTGtagtgaacaagagcaccgcataacgggtgccaacgctggAGTACGGGTGCAGGatagaataaatgaaagcttgtcagagtcagaattttttttcatataaattttttagaggtcaccttgacctttgaccttgtgacccaaaaatgggtgtggcttgtagaactcatcaaggtgcatctaccggtacatatgaagtttcaaagttgtaggtagaagcactttgattttagagccaatgttaaggttttagcacgagctggctatgacaataccttggttTTTTTCCGAAAAGGCTGAGCTAAAAATGAGAATTATGGAGTCCTAGTGGAAAAAATCTGTTGACCCTTTTAGAATTGATCCAGTGATTGAAGTCGTGTTGTATCTGACAAAAGAAGAAGTTATGAATGCTGTTTTATACAACCTTGATGTTGTAGATGCATAGTGCAATCAGTAAGCTGAACAAAAATAAagtgacatttttagctcacctgattgccgtccgtccgtctgttcacatttgttcgtaaacactctagaggccacatttattgtccgatcttcatgaaacttggtcagaagcttcgtcccaataaaatctcggtcaagttcgaaactgggttgtgccgggtcaaaaactaggtcaaaaaaaagaaaaaacttgtaaacactgaagaagtcatatttcatgcccaatcaaaagtggttccggtccgttgaaaaacatggccgccagtgggcggagcagttttccttatttggctatagagaaaccttgtaaacgctCTGTAAGTCacaattattgcccaatcatcatgaaagttggtcaaaacattggttttattgatttctcggacgagttcgaaaatggtccagatcggtgaaaaaacatggtctccagtgggcggggcatttttctctatatgtacatagtgaaaacatgtcaacactctagaagtcacattttggtcagaacatttgtttccttgatatgagagttaagttcgaaaatggttctggtcagttgaattacatggctgccgggggggggcagtttatatggacaaggcctttccatatgcacacaaattttgacccctgtgaccttgacctataaacatgcataccaaatatgaaagttctatctcaagggacataaaatttatgagcatttttcgaaacctaaacgcagatttcgaaacctaaacacagaccctaacttcaaggtaaaggtcacaggggtaaaaaaatgtgttcgtaaggaaaggccttgtccatatacacatgcataccaaatatgaaggttatatctcaagggacatagaagttatgagcatttttcgaaaacctaaacacagatttcgaaacctaaacgcggaccctaagttcaacgtcaaggtcacagtggcaaaaatttttgtgcatatggaaaggccttgtaaatttacacatgcataccaaatatgaaggttatatcacaagggacaaagaagttatgagcatttttcaaaacctttttttttccAACGTCATGGTCACAGGGGTaataatttgtgtgcatatggaaatgccttatacatatacacatgcataccaaatatgaaggttatatcacaagggacatagaagttatgagcatttttcaaaacctaaacgcagattttgaaacctaaacccggaccctaagttcaaggacaaggcctttccatacgcacccaaattttgacccctgtgaccttgaacttagggtccgcgtttaggtttcgaaaaatgctataacttctatcaaagcgtttatagggggcatatgtcatcctatggtgacagctcttgtttttagctcacctgattgctcaggtgagcttttgtgactggtctttgtccgtcgtccgtccgtccacatttgttcgtaacactctagaggccacatttattgtccgatcttcatgaaacttggttagaaagtcaaaaactaggtcactaggtcaaaaaaaagaaaaagcttgtgaacactgtagaagtcacatataatgcccaatcttcatgtaactttgtctatatgactgtgtttatgttggttgagttcaaaagtggttccggtccattgaaaaacatggccaccagtgggcggggcagttttccttatatggctaaaaagaaatcttgtaaacactctagaagtcacaatttttgcccaatcatcatgaaagttggtcaaaacattggttgtattgatatgtcggacgagtttgataatggtccagatcggtgaaaaaacatggccgccagtgggcggggcatttttctctatatgtatatagtgaaaacatgtgaacactctagaagtcacattttttgcccaatttttatgaaatttggtcagaacgtttgtttccttgatatgagagttgagttggaaaatggttccgatcagttgaataacatggctgccgggaggGGGGGGGTAAttctcttatatttatatagtaaaaaaggcttgtgaacactctagaagtcacattttttgcccaatcatcatgaaacttggtgaatagatttgttttatatatatctcagatgagtttgcaaatggtcccgatgggtcaataaacatggctgccatgggggtggggcagttttccttatgtgactatatagagagaaaccttgtgatcgaacactatggaagtcacatttttcgcctaattatcatgaaacttagtcaatacattggttttattgatttcttggacaagttggaaaatggctcaaatcggtgaaacacacttattagctcacctgattgctcaggtgaggttttaggattggtctttgtccgctgtccgttcgtccacatttggtttgtaaacactctagcattcacatttctcaagcattctttatcaaaattatgagcaaaatcacataattaatgccataattattgcccttagattgtccaaattttcattatattatacaaaatccttgtaagcatagtttgatgtttggggggtcaactcaaaatataggtcaccatttcaaatcttacaaaaacaaaaacactccctacgccagagatttggttcaataatgatgaaacttgaccaggatgtttgtctggtcaatatctaggtcatgtttgacattaggtaaagattgaatgaaccgactcctctcaggtgagcgaacaagggccatcttggccctcttgttttggaTATGCTGACCACCAAACTCTGTTGATTCCCCAGggattttataaaaataaatatttcaattagaGTTTATCAAAACAAGTCAAACCTGGCAACTATTTGATAATTACTTTGTACATTTTTCAGAGATaatcatatttttgaaaaatatgacaAACTGTTGAAACTCCCATCAAAAGAACCAGTCCATAAATAAAACTTTGCAAAAATCTTTTTATGGAtattttaccaagaaaaatagaAACAAACTAGAATAAAATGGGTAAACAAATATATGCATCAACATGTTCCAGTACGTAAGATGTTAATCGAGTATCGGTTGTGATATATCTTTGGAACTCAGCATTTTCAGACATGatgattattaaattaattttgtatatcattattttatatgaaaaatgttttcattcaaataattctcatttaaaataaataaatgctctttaaaatgcactcaattatTTCTTTGGGCAGGGGCTATTAACTGCCTTACTTTAAATTGCTTGGTAGCATAACAAGAAATGTATCACCAGAAAATATGAGGAGATGAATTCATGTTCTTAATATccacttttagctcacctgtcacgaagtgacatggtgagcttatgtgactgtgtgatgtccggcgtccgttgtgcgtgtgtgcgtgcatgcttgtgtccatcaacaatttgtttgtgtagacagtagaggtcacagttttcatccaatctttatgaaatttggtcagaatgtttatcttgatgaaatctgggttgggattgtatttgggtcatctggggtcaaaaactaggtcactaggtcaaaaactaggtcactaggtcaaataacagaaaaaccttgtgtagactatagaggtcgcaattttcatccaatctttatgaaatttggtcagaatgtttatcttgatgaaatctgggttgggattgtatttgggtcatctggggtcaaaaactaggtcactaggtcaaataatagaaaaaccttgtgtagacaatagaggtcacagttttcatccaatctttatgaaatttggtcagaatgtttatcttgatgaaatctgggttgggattgtatttgggtcatctggggtcaaaaactaggacaataggtcaaatcaaagaaaacccttgtgtagacaatagaggtcacagttttcatcagatcttaattaaatattgtcagaatgtttgtcttgctcaaatctgtgttgggatttaATTTGGGTCATCtatggtcaaaaactaggtcactaggtcaaattaaaaaaacaacttttgtagacagtagaggtcacagttttcatccaaacttaattaaatttggccagaatgttaatcttcatgaaatctgggttgggattgtatttgggtcatctgtggtaaaaatctaggtcactaggtcaaataatagaaaaaccatatctgattttggatcttatatgggtcatctggggtcaaaaattaggtcaccgggccaattctagtaaaaccttgtgtagatgaaagaggtcacagttttcatcacgtcttaatgacattttgtcagaatctattaattaatgaaatctttcttgggattgtatatgggtctgatagaatttaagttgatgtagaaaggttagtcaggtgagcgattcagggctttcatggccctcttgttaaacaATAGCACACcactaataaaaataaaatgaacaagacTGAGATCATGGCCTAAGAACTGTCAAtgaaaaattgaacatttaaaccAGTTGACAGCTAACCAATTaatcacaactgaaaatgtgttACTAAAACAATTTTTATCATATTGTAAATATGCAGACAGAAAACGAAAACATGAATGCAAAAACGTGATACGCAAATCATAACATCTTCTATAAAGAAGTATTGCTTGAAAGTTAAAAAGACTTGGAGTGAATATTTTTTATGCTCCGGTAGGATGACATAAAGTAGTCTGTCTGTCCCTCCGGCATTCCATTTTCCCGTCTTTTTACAAAACACtcagatattgacctgatatttggtgtgtgactCTACTTACATGATttgcagatgaagtgtgagtttcattctggttcatttatttttggcaaagttatgggccttggacttacaCATTTCCTTTATAAAAACTGTTTTGCAGTGTTGTTTAACTCTTAGATATTTAGCATATTTTTTGTATGTGAGTCTACGGCCATAACTTACAGaaaaagtgtgagttttgttctggtactttgatttttgacaaagttatgggccttgcaCTTTTGAAAATTTTCTTTTTCTGGAGGGTTTTTGCAAAGCTATCAGATATAAAGCTGATTTTTGGAATTTCAGTACCTACATGACTTTCAAATGAAGTGTGGGCTTTGTTCCGATCCATTCCTTTTCTGCAAAGTTATGGCTTTTGGACTTAAAAATTGTCTGTTTTCTGGATTTTTATGCCTCCAGAACTGGGGGCATATTATAATCGCACCGTTTATTAGTTAGTTAGTGGGTTAGTTAGTcggtccgtccggattagtttccgctcaataagtcaagcactttttatcagatcttcaccaaacttcatgaaaatgtgtaaggcaataacatctaggtcaagttcgataatgggccaaattgacccagacactcctgagttaagACCCATGAATCATCGTAAAAAAATtctcgtttctgctcaataactcgagTAATTGTCAGtagattttcaccaaacttcatgaaaatgtgtaaggcaataacatcttgGTCAAGTTAGATAATCTGCCacattgacccagacactcttgagttacgacCCTTGAATCATAGTAAAATTGGGagttttcttgtttccgctcaattgGTCAAGCATTTGTCATCAGATCTTtatcaaacttcatgaaaatgtgtacggcaataacatctaggtcaagttcgataatcggccaaattgacccagacactcctgagtcacagcccttgaatcatagaaaaattgtgttttttcttgtttacgctcAATAACTCTAGCAAATGTCACAGGACcttcgccacacttcataaaaatgtgtaagttcataagatctaggtcaagttcgataatcagccaaatttacccaggcacttctgagttacggcccttgaatcatagtaaAATTGGGagttttctcgtttccgctcaattgGTCAAGCATTTATCATCAGATCTTtatcaaacttcatgaaaatgtgtaaggcaataacatctaggtcaagttcgataatcagccaaattgacccagacactcctgagtcacggcccttgaatcatagaaaaattgtgttttttcatgtttctgctcaataactctaGCAAATGTCacaggatcttcgccacactgcATTAAAATTAGTAAGTTCATTAGATCTAGGTGAAGTTCGATAATAAGCCAAATTTACCCAGGAACTGCTGAGcaacggcccttgaatcataaaaaattgcgtttctgcacaaaaaatgctcataacttttatgttgatttagatgtaaccttcatatttgttatgcatgcttatatggacaaggcctttccataggcacacaaattttgacccctttgaccttgacctaagggtccgcgtttaggtttcgaaatctgcgtttaggtttcgaaaaaacattttttgggggcatatgtcttctgatGAAGACAgttcttgtttttagctcacctgagaacaacgtgctcatggtgagcttttgtgatcgccttttgtccgttgtccgtcgtgcgttgtccgttgtgcgatgtcaacatttgccttgttcactctctagaggccacatttatttccaatcttcatgaaatttggtcagaagattggtttcaatgatatcttggatgagttcgaaaattgttacatttgcttgaaaaacatggctgccaaggggcggggcatttttccttatatggctatatatggctatagtaaaatcttgttaacactctagaggccacatttattgtctgatcttcatgaaacttggtcagaagattcatgccaataatatcttggacgagttcgaaaatgatgcaagttggttgtaaaacatggccgccatttttcctaatatggctatatatcatgctttagtaaaaccttgttaacactctagaggccacatttatagtcgatcttcatgaaacttggtcagatgatttgtccaaatgatatcttggatgagttggaaaatggttctggttggtggaaaaacatggccgccaagggggcatggcatttttccttatatagctatatttaaaccttgtcaacactctagaagccatatttattgtacgatcatcatgaaactttgtcagaagatttgtcccaatgatattttggacaagtttgaaattggttccagttgcttgaaaaacatggccacaagtgggcggagcatttttccttctatagacttatgaatcttcatgaaactttgtcagtatatttgtttaaatgatatcttggatgtgtatgaaaatggttctggtctgttgaaaaacgtggctgccaggttgttcactagtcatgaaagttggtaagaacatattgttctaatgacatcttgggctgcacagaacaggtcagttcctttgaatctcaggtgagcgactttgggcctttcaggccctcttgtttgagaaacgctttcagatatttaacGGATGTTTGGAATGTGACTCTtactacatgacttacagataaagtgcgtgttttgttccagtccattgatttttggcaaagttatgggccttggacttaaaaaTTTCTCTTTAATCACCGTATTCAatatgctttttagctcacctgattgctcaggtgagcttttgtgaccggtctttgtccgtcgtatgtccgtccgttcgtcggttaacatttgctcgtaaacactctagaggccacatttcttgtcccatcttcatgaaacttggtcagaagctttgtcccaatgaaatctcggccgagttcaaaactgggttgtgccgggtcaaaaactaggtcactatctcaaaaaaaagaaaaaccttgtaaacactgtagaagtcacatttcatgcccaatcttcatgttactttgtcaaaacgtttgtcttaatgatatcttggttgagttcaaaagtggttccgatccgttgaaaaacatggccgccagtgggcggggcagttttccttatttggctatagagaaaccttgtaaacactctataagtcacaatttttgcccaatcatcatgaaagttggtcaaaacattggttcaattgatgtctcagacgagttcgaaaatggtcgatatcggtgaaaaaacatggccgccagtgggcggggcatttttctctatatgtgtatagtggcagttttccctatttggctatagagaaaccttgtaaacactctagaagtcacaatttttgcccaatcatcatgaaagttggtcaaaacattggttttattgatatctcggacgagtttgaaaatggtcgggatcggtgaataaacatggccgccagtgggcggggcatttttctctatatgtatatagtgaaaacatgtgaacatagtagaagtcacatttttggtccaattttcatgaaatttgctcagagtatttgtttccttgatatgagagttgagttcaaaaatggttccggtaagttgaataacatggctgctgggaggggggcagttttctcataatgCCCCCCctctttcgaagaagagggggtatattgttttgctcatgtcggtccgtccaccagatggtttccggatgataactcaagagcgct
Protein-coding sequences here:
- the LOC127845318 gene encoding protein asteroid homolog 1-like, which translates into the protein MGVRGLATLVDDNKHILLSDHKLHDTRVIIDGSNLYHFLYYHYKVQVQYGGDYDHYAVKCKKFFKTLKKCNIEAYVVFDGGYDPDDRKLATVLDRMVNRRQKVGQICARGRGCILPLLAYETFCHVLRELDIPHVSCKYEADNEIAVLAHRWKCPVLSNDSDFFVYSMDGGFVPLDYMNLTLCVYNKQTEEASILEKSHQLVDEECLYIPVKYYHYEMFVKHFRKDDRHVILPLFATLTGNDYVDTSALANFYSSIHVPKNPSKKGFRFNAQTHMLAVLYWLDNIESAEKAIQMVLEHIASHKRDSVKEMLTKSFDGYCCIEKFTDFEIDQFLTCRKNVSDSDHRSTEVRDSGACIVPEMVDFSGCRVPDWFTEKLRRCEVTGLFLQNVTVNHRVILNCQIEVIREKSAFACSRELRSIVYGIVMKTSKMVTCESKTTNKDLRTNCIEEYDREFTNTKKYYVEPVFSVVYGGIEKALPSLEEVPTSRIEECKAILMAALKVGPDFGIIKNNSTQFILGVLSYWVRNAEPKVTESHLSSVILGMIMIHIRALKWLNNGHHMGGEPVVPELLADVVEAVQGSSEQAVDKFMKHLEKHMSKSEQSSKHLHDVRLIHGLSQLQSCLVDALYLNQVLLLPVSVPSPGALLNCSFVCNMVRDLESRRKPDCYLEEMLTKNSPLHSLFALWKGAVVTCCKSKVNDIHQFSFDVKIAECVQSKKKGKKCKKAKKEKTRMDDGDVEMHTSEDTLFKKDVSDVLVNCDVNNKFAMLDIIS